In Carya illinoinensis cultivar Pawnee chromosome 10, C.illinoinensisPawnee_v1, whole genome shotgun sequence, one DNA window encodes the following:
- the LOC122278435 gene encoding disease resistance protein RGA2-like, translating to MADLASGLADSLLQKLGSLVYQELYLAWGAQSDLQKLERTISTIKIVLLDAEYKQANNPKLSIWLRQLKDILYDAEDVIDEIEYKALRKQAITAYGSTSSKVRHFISSSMALSISRLKLVYKIKDIRERLDDINAEKVQFNLIERNEEVHVMPQWRGKTHSFIDPSTIIGGLGKTTLVKAIYNDGTVYNLFELRMWVCVSEDFNATRLVEEILKSTGCKVDKKSSTEDTLQTSLRELLKDKKFLLVLDDVWNKDRNKWIELINLLNGGSHGSVVVVTTRSHNVSSILDPIYTHSLDGLSNEESLSLFVKCAFKEGEDKRHPGLLSIAEEIVKKCKGVLLAVKSLGGILYSKVDEREWNSVRDNEIWELEENERGILPALRLNYNQMLIHLK from the exons ATGGCTGATCTTGCCTCTGGCCTCGCTGATAGTCTCTTGCAGAAATTAGGCTCTCTAGTTTATCAAGAGCTCTACTTAGCTTGGGGCGCCCAAAGCGACCTGCAAAAACTTGAGCGCACGATTTCCACCATTAAGATCGTGCTCTTGGATGCTGAATACAAGCAAGCAAACAATCCCAAACTGAGCATCTGGCTTCGGCAGCTCAAAGATATCTTATATGATGCAGAGGATGTGATAGATGAAATTGAGTACAAAGCTTTAAGGAAGCAAGCGATTACAGCATACGGAAGCACAAGTTCAAAGGTACGACATTTCATTTCTTCCTCTATGGCACTTTCAATATCCCGTTTAAAATTGGTTTACAAAATCAAGGACATTAGAGAGAGGTTAGATGATATTAATGCCGAAAAGGTTCAGTTTAATCTCATTGAACGGAATGAAGAGGTGCATGTCATGCCTCAGTGGAGGGGGAAGACTCATTCCTTTATTGATCCTTCAACAATCATCG GAGGTCTAGGGAAGACCACACTTGTCAAGGCAATTTACAATGATGGAActgtatataatctttttgaGTTGAGAATGTGGGTCTGTGTATCTGAGGATTTTAATGCTACAAGATTGGTGGAAGAAATTCTTAAATCTACTGGCTGTAAAGTTGATAAGAAATCAAGTACTGAAGATACATTGCAGACTAGTTTGAGAGAACTTTTAAAGGATAAAAAGTTTCTACTGGTCTTAGACGATGTTTGGAACAAAGATAGAAATAAATGGATTGAATTGATAAATTTACTTAACGGAGGATCTCATGGAAGTGTCGTTGTTGTAACAACACGTAGTCACAATGTTTCTTCTATTTTAGACCCTATTTATACACATTCTTTAGATGGTCTATCAAATGAAGAATCTTTGTCTTTGTTTGTGAAATGTGCATTCAAGGAAGGAGAGGACAAACGACATCCAGGCCTGTTATCAATTGCTGAAGAAATAGTGAAAAAGTGTAAAGGGGTTCTATTGGCCGTGAAGAGTTTAGGTGGTATACTTTATTCGAAAGTTGATGAAAGAGAGTGGAATTCAGTTAGAGATAATGAGATTTGggaattggaagaaaatgagagaggcaTCTTACCTGCATTGCGATTGAATTATAATCAAATGCTAATTCATTTGAAATGA
- the LOC122279541 gene encoding uncharacterized protein LOC122279541: MLGGCENLKRLPKDMRNLINLRFLIITIKDICLLENGVCCFSSFRTLYVLECSKLECLFPQMDRCLTNLRKLIFYGCRSLTYLLPIIKHLTALKSLVINYFQEMDLTGGGEDANDLNLRLQFLHIEELPKSEVLPEWLLGFANTLKRLTIIGCINLKALPEWLPTLQSLQTLKIISCYELSSLSEGIHDMKTLRKVKIHYCSDQLDTCLEDWSNIPELELDYRRHETYGE; encoded by the exons ATGCTTGGTGGATGTGAAAACCTTAAACGACTGCCCAAAGACATGAGGAACTTGATCAACCTTAGGTTTcttataataacaataaaagataTATGTCTGCTCGAGAACGGAGTATGTTGCTTTAGTTCTTTTCGGACTTTATATGTGTTGGAATGTTCAAAACTTGAATGCTTGTTTCCACAGATGGACAGGTGCCTCACCAATCTTcgtaaattgattttttatggATGTAGAAGTTTGACCTATTTGCTACCTATTATCAAGCACCTAACTGCCTTAAAGTCAttagttattaattattttcaagAGATGGATTTGACGGGAGGCGGAGAAGATGCAAATGATCTCAATTTGAGACTCCAATTCTTGCATATAGAAGAGTTACCAAAGTCGGAGGTTTTACCCGAATGGCTCCTAGGATTTGCAAACACTTTAAAGCGCCTAACTATCATAGGTTGTATAAATCTCAAGGCATTGCCAGAGTGGTTGCCTACTCTACAATCACTTCAGACGTTAAAGATCATTTCGTGCTATGAGCTCTCATCTCTGTCGGAGGGGATTCATGATATGAAAACATTAAGAAAAGTGAAGATTCATTATTGTTCTGATCAACTCGATACTTGTTTAGAAGACTGGTCGAACATACCAGAGCTCGAACTTGATTATAGAAGACATGAAACTTATGGTGAG TAG
- the LOC122279542 gene encoding V-type proton ATPase subunit E-like, with protein MQLNASQIKVLQAQDDIVNSMKEAVSKELLNVSRDHHVYKRFLKDLIVQSLLRLKKPTVLLRCRGDDLQLVQSMLDSAARDYSKKANVHPPQIIVDNIVHLMCME; from the exons ATGCAGCTTAATGCTTCTCAGATAAAAGTTCTTCAGGCTCAAGATGATATCGTTAATTCCATGAAAGAGGCGGTATCCAAGGAGCTTCTGAATGTGAGCCGTGATCACCATGTATATAAAAGGTTTCTAAAGGATCTGATTGTTCAG AGTTTGCTCAGGCTGAAAAAGCCTACTGTTTTGCTGCGTTGCCGTGGAGATGATCTTCAATTGGTGCAGTCTATGCTGGATTCAGCCGCACGGGATTATTCTAAGAAAGCAAATGTTCATCCACCTCAGATAATAGTCGACAATATTGTCCATCTCATGTGTATGGAGTAG
- the LOC122279538 gene encoding putative disease resistance protein RGA1 gives MKERPHRLNFCNNNPILVLQIPLANMVDLAYGLAGSLLQKLGSLVYQELRLAWGLQSDLKKIERTISIIKIVLLDAEDRQASNPKLSIWLRQLKDILYDAEDVVDEIEYKALRKQAITAYGSTSPKVRHFFSSSMALSSRLQLAYKIKDIRKRLDEINTSKDQFNLTEQREEVHVMPQWREMTHSGVESSVIGRHLDKEKIIEAMMKADGNVNVISIVGLGGLGKTTLAKLVYNDETVVSHFQLRMWVCVSTDFRVTRLMEEILKSVGHGVDKNSSNVDMMQKSLRDFLKNKRFLLVLDDVWNENRNKWIELTDLLNGGSHGSVVVVTTRIHNVSSISGPVYMHPLDGLPKEECLSLFVKCAFKEGEDKRHPNLVSIADEIVEKCKGVPLAVKSLGGMLYSKVDEREWNLVRDNEIWELEEKEGDILPALQLSYNQMPIHLKRCLAYCVNFPKDHEFFNVVLIQQWMAHGLILQLPVNKTQELEDVGDLYIKELMSRCFFQDFEEFGLYYFFKMHDLVHDLVLSIAHEEWLEIDSENKEIASTVRHLSISYDGPLRVSKSPNKLTSVRTIIYQTEPHMSSVEACISRFKSLRLLDLSDSNFENLPSSIGTQKHLRYLNLSGNESIKKLPNSVCKLHNLQTLILEGCVTLERLPKDIRNLINLRLITITTKDTCLLENGACCFNSLRILVVVECPRLECLFPQMDRCLTNLRVLVFTRCESLTYLLPIIKHLTVLESLYIVDCKEMDLTGGGRGGDAQDLNLKLQILCIEKLPKLEVLPEWLLGSANTLKYLHIEGCGNLKALPEWLPTMKSLQTLEIIDCKELSSLPEGIHHMKTLRKLKIEECRKLVTRSEDWSNIPGLEVLVSGNAEDDEEDRRTALA, from the exons ATGAAAGAGAGGCCTCACAGGCTTAATTTCTGTAACAACAACCCCATTCTAGTTTTGCAAATCCCATTGGCAAACATGGTTGATCTTGCCTATGGCCTCGCTGGTAGTCTCTTGCAGAAATTAGGCTCTCTAGTTTATCAAGAGCTTCGCTTGGCATGGGGTCTCCAGAGCGACCTGAAAAAGATTGAACGCACTATTTCCATCATTAAAATCGTGCTCTTAGATGCTGAAGACAGGCAAGCAAGCAATCCCAAATTGAGCATCTGGCTTCGGCAGCTCAAAGATATCTTATATGATGCAGAggatgtggtggatgaaattgAGTACAAAGCTTTAAGGAAGCAAGCGATTACAGCATACGGAAGCACTAGTCCAAAGGTAcgacatttcttttcttcctctatGGCACTTTCATCCCGTTTACAACTGGCTTACAAAATCAAGGACATTAGAAAGAGGTTAGATGAGATTAATACTAGTAAGGATCAATTTAATCTCACTGAACAGCGTGAAGAGGTGCATGTCATGCCTCAGTGGAGGGAAATGACTCATTCCGGTGTTGAATCATCGGTCATTGGTAGGCATTTGGACAAAGAAAAAATCATAGAGGCTATGATGAAGGCCGATGGAAATGTTAATGTAATTTCCATAGTGGGATTAGGAGGTCTGGGGAAGACTACACTGGCCAAGTTGGTCTACAATGATGAAACCGTAGTTAgtcattttcaattaagaatGTGGGTTTGTGTCTCTACGGATTTTAGAGTTACAAGATTGATGGAAGAAATCCTTAAATCTGTTGGCCATGGAGTTGATAAGAATTCAAGTAATGTAGATATGATGCAAAAAAGCTTGAGGGactttttaaagaataaaaggTTTCTATTGGTCCTAGACGATGTTTGGaatgaaaatagaaataaatggATTGAATTGACAGATTTGCTTAACGGAGGGTCCCATGGAAGTGTCGTTGTCGTAACGACACGTATTCACAATGTTTCTTCCATTTCCGGGCCTGTTTACATGCATCCATTAGATGGTCTACCAAAAGAAGAATGTTTGTCTTTATTTGTGAAATGTGCATTCAAGGAAGGAGAAGACAAACGACATCCAAACTTGGTATCAATTGCTGATGAAATAGTGGAAAAGTGTAAAGGGGTTCCATTGGCCGTGAAGAGTTTAGGTGGTATGCTTTATTCAAAAGTTGATGAAAGGGAGTGGAATTTGGTTAGAGATAACGAGATTTGGGAATTGGAAGAAAAGGAGGGGGACATCTTACCTGCATTACAATTGAGTTATAATCAAATGCCAATTCATCTGAAGCGATGCCTTGCCTATTGCGTTAATTTTCCAAAGGATCATGAattttttaatgtcgttttaaTTCAACAATGGATGGCGCATGGATTAATCCTCCAATTGCCCGTTAACAAAACACAAGAGTTAGAAGATGTTGGAGACTTGTATATTAAGGAGTTAATGTCAAGATGTTTCTTtcaagattttgaagaatttggGTTGTATTATTTCTTCAAAATGCATGATCTTGTCCATGACCTTGTGCTCTCTATTGCCCATGAAGAGTGGTTGGAAATAGACTctgaaaacaaagaaattgcTTCAACAGTTCGTCATTTGTCAATTTCATACGATGGCCCCCTACGAGTTTCAAAGTCTCCAAATAAGTTAACTAGTGTGCGGACCATCATTTACCAAACCGAACCCCATATGTCCTCAGTTGAAGCATGCATCTCAAGATTCAAGTCCTTGCGGCTCCTTGATTTAAGTGAttcaaattttgagaatttgccAAGTTCCATTGGTACTCAAAAGCATTTGAGATATCTCAACTTATCTGGTAATGAATCAATCAAGAAGCTTCCTAATTCCGTTTGTAAGCTACACAATTTGCAAACCTTGATACTTGAGGGATGTGTTACTCTTGAACGACTGCCCAAAGATATACGGAACTTGATCAACCTTAGGCTTATTACAATAACAACAAAAGATACATGCTTACTCGAGAATGGAGCATGTTGCTTTAATTCTCTTCGGATTTTAGTGGTTGTCGAATGTCCAAGACTCGAATGCCTATTTCCACAGATGGATAGGTGCCTCACCAACCTTCGTGTATTGGTTTTTACAAGATGTGAAAGTTTGACCTATTTGCTACCTATTATCAAGCACCTAACTGTTTTAGAGTCATTGTATATTGTTGATTGTAAAGAGATGGATTTGAcgggaggaggaagaggaggagatgCACAGGATCTCAATTTGAAACTCCAAATCTTGTGTATAGAAAAGTTGCCAAAGTTGGAGGTTTTACCTGAATGGCTCTTAGGATCTGCAAACACTTTAAAGTACCTACATATCGAGGGGTGTGGAAATCTCAAGGCCTTGCCGGAGTGGTTGCCAACTATGAAATCACTTCAGACATTGGAGATCATTGATTGCAAAGAGCTATCATCTTTACCCGAGGGAATTCATCATATGAAAACattaagaaaattgaaaattgaagaaTGTCGTAAACTCGTTACTCGTTCAGAAGACTGGTCCAACATACCAGGGCTCGAAGTACTTGTTTCTGGAAACGctgaagatgatgaagaagatcGAAGAACAG CTCTCGCCTAA
- the LOC122278436 gene encoding uncharacterized protein LOC122278436: MEDMEEVWRRLKLNDEEDGPIEIQNSDSSLLNLKSERSLVGKVISMRRIGKEVIRSMMERIWKVGKPVEFQEIGSNCYVITFVTRKDKVRVLDGRPWLFDNHLFVLKEFEGKVQPNLFDFDHACLWVQMLNLPLNYMTKRMGEEIGKSIGKVVEVDVQEDGSAWGRCLRVKVECDLKKPIARGRTILVDGRRSWVPFQYEKLPRLCFNCGRIVHEKEGCKGSDENAGQYGVWLRARPIIRKVTTKGEEEKIKKKKEKEKDNSRQEYEEMEKGGESQQGREEDELVEQGVTDVNSMLKVQEVLFQPMVNVNEGDDSRPDACVNVKDEKSKVIENKMLQLTDEDVESKRSSRWKRRARARPESGKQTSSFSQLKRNFDAMDEDSEQFDGGKRIKKGDEVVCDENILRVVAAEQHHLEA, from the coding sequence ATGGAAGACATGGAGGAAGTATGGAGGAGATTGAAGCTGAATGATGAGGAGGATGGACCGATTGAAATACAGAATTCTGATTCGAGTTTATTGAATCTGAAGAGTGAACGTAGTCTGGTTGGGAAGGTGATTTCAATGCGACGGATTGGAAAGGAAGTTATCAGATCTATGATGGAGAGAATCTGGAAGGTAGGAAAACCAGTGGAATTCCAGGAGATTGGAAGTAACTGCTATGTTATAACATTCGTAACTCGGAAAGACAAGGTGAGAGTTCTTGATGGCCGTCCTTGGTTGTTTGATAATCATCTATTTgttctaaaagaatttgaaggtaAAGTGCAACCTAATCTGTTTGACTTTGATCATGCTTGCCTATGGGTGCAAATGTTAAATTTACCTTTGAATTATATGACAAAAAGGATGGGAGAGGAGATAGGAAAATCGATAGGGAAGGTTGTGGAGGTGGATGTGCAGGAAGATGGCTCGGCTTGGGGAAGATGCTTAAGAGTTAAGGTGGAGTGTGATCTTAAAAAACCTATAGCTCGAGGAAGGACAATTCTAGTGGATGGTAGGAGAAGCTGGGTGCCTTTTCAATATGAGAAGTTACCTAggctttgttttaattgtggAAGAATTGTGCATGAAAAGGAGGGGTGTAAGGGGAGTGATGAAAATGCTGGTCAATATGGAGTGTGGCTTAGGGCACGGCCTATAATTAGAAAAGTAACTACTAAAGGGGAagaggaaaagataaaaaagaaaaaagaaaaagagaaggataATTCAAGGCAGGAGTATGAGGAAATGGAGAAGGGAGGAGAATCTCAGCAGGGAAGGGAGGAGGATGAGTTAGTAGAACAAGGGGTGACTGATGTAAATTCAATGCTGAAGGTACAGGAGGTCCTATTTCAACCTATGGTGAATGTGAATGAAGGGGATGATAGTAGACCAGATGCTTGTGTGAATGTAAAAGATGAGAAGTCTAAAgtgattgaaaataaaatgctgCAATTGACTGATGAGGATGTGGAGAGCAAGAGGTCATCAAGGTGGAAAAGAAGGGCTAGGGCTAGGCCTGAGTCAGGTAAGCAAACTAGTTCTTTTTCTCaactaaaaagaaattttgatgcTATGGATGAAGATAGTGAACAGTTTGATGGTGGCAAGAGAATTAAGAAGGGTGATGAGGTAGTGTGTGATGAAAATATACTAAGGGTGGTGGCTGCTGAGCAGCACCACCTGGAAGCATGA